A part of Armatimonadota bacterium genomic DNA contains:
- a CDS encoding iron hydrogenase small subunit, giving the protein MADVTLTIDGVTVTVPEGATIMEAADKAGIHIPRLCYHPELSIAGACRVCIVEVEGMRNLPASCSYPAAEGMVVRSHSPEVLRLRRDIVELLVDNHPMDCNTCERDGNCELQRLANAMGIRERLFAGDRKRYAKDLTGPSITRDPEKCILCGRCVRMCGEIQEVAALGQVNRGFDTVVMPAHDAPAVDTVCTGCGQCINVCPTAAFLEADATSELMAAIEDPDKIVVAQMAPSVRAAIGECFGLEPGKAWEGECFAAMRRMGIDVVFDTQFAADLTIMEEAAEFVERFKSGHLPNITSCCPTWVKYCEQFHPDMMQYLSSAKSPMSMQGAVTKTYWAEKMGIDPHRIFSVAFMCCTCKKFEAERPELFVDGMPAVDKVCTTREFGWLMKHMGIDFLNLQPEEPDNPIGSSSGAGVIFGATGGVTEAALRTAYWMLFDEELPDDGIDFYETRGIDGVREAWLDLKGNKVHIAIASGLGSANKLLDRLRAGEEFHWIEIMGCPGGCIGGGGQPYAGANAIPLDKELLKKRASALYNLDAERTIRKSHLNPDIQKLYAEYLGKPMSEKAHHLLHTHYHARLPVGIRPQEAQHE; this is encoded by the coding sequence ATGGCGGATGTCACACTGACGATTGACGGCGTGACGGTGACGGTGCCGGAAGGCGCGACGATCATGGAGGCGGCGGACAAAGCCGGCATCCACATTCCGCGTCTGTGCTACCACCCTGAGCTGTCCATCGCGGGAGCTTGCCGGGTGTGCATCGTGGAAGTCGAGGGTATGCGGAACCTTCCCGCCTCGTGCTCTTACCCGGCTGCCGAGGGTATGGTCGTGCGGTCGCACAGCCCGGAAGTTCTCAGGCTGCGAAGGGATATTGTCGAGCTCCTCGTCGATAACCACCCGATGGACTGCAACACGTGCGAGCGCGACGGCAACTGCGAACTGCAGCGCCTTGCGAACGCGATGGGTATCCGCGAGCGCCTGTTCGCGGGAGATCGCAAACGCTACGCGAAGGACCTGACCGGGCCTTCGATTACCCGCGACCCGGAAAAATGCATCCTGTGTGGACGCTGCGTGCGCATGTGCGGGGAAATCCAGGAAGTCGCCGCCCTCGGGCAGGTCAACCGCGGATTCGATACGGTGGTCATGCCCGCCCACGACGCGCCGGCTGTGGACACGGTCTGCACCGGGTGTGGACAGTGCATCAACGTCTGCCCGACCGCGGCATTCCTTGAAGCGGATGCGACCAGCGAGCTGATGGCTGCCATCGAGGACCCGGATAAGATCGTAGTGGCCCAGATGGCACCCTCGGTGCGCGCGGCGATCGGCGAGTGCTTCGGTCTTGAGCCCGGCAAAGCCTGGGAGGGTGAGTGCTTCGCGGCAATGCGCCGGATGGGCATTGACGTGGTTTTCGACACCCAGTTCGCGGCAGACCTCACGATCATGGAGGAGGCCGCGGAGTTCGTGGAGCGTTTCAAGTCCGGGCACCTGCCGAACATCACCTCGTGCTGTCCGACGTGGGTGAAGTACTGCGAGCAGTTCCACCCGGACATGATGCAGTACCTGTCCTCGGCCAAGTCACCCATGAGCATGCAAGGCGCGGTTACCAAGACCTATTGGGCCGAGAAGATGGGCATCGATCCCCACCGGATCTTCTCGGTGGCCTTCATGTGCTGCACGTGCAAGAAATTCGAGGCAGAGCGTCCCGAGCTGTTCGTGGACGGTATGCCCGCTGTGGACAAGGTCTGTACTACTCGCGAGTTCGGCTGGCTCATGAAGCATATGGGCATTGACTTCCTGAACCTGCAGCCGGAAGAGCCGGATAACCCGATCGGGTCGTCCTCCGGCGCGGGCGTTATTTTCGGTGCCACCGGCGGCGTGACGGAAGCCGCCCTGCGCACAGCTTACTGGATGCTCTTTGATGAAGAATTGCCGGACGACGGCATCGATTTCTACGAGACCCGCGGTATTGACGGCGTACGCGAGGCGTGGCTTGATCTGAAAGGCAACAAGGTTCACATCGCCATCGCCAGCGGGCTTGGCAGCGCGAACAAGCTGCTGGATCGGCTCCGGGCCGGCGAGGAGTTCCATTGGATCGAGATCATGGGTTGCCCGGGCGGTTGCATCGGCGGCGGCGGACAGCCATACGCGGGCGCCAATGCCATCCCGTTGGACAAAGAGTTACTCAAGAAGCGGGCGAGCGCCCTGTACAATCTGGATGCCGAGCGGACCATCCGAAAGTCCCATCTCAATCCGGACATCCAGAAGCTCTATGCGGAATACCTCGGCAAACCGATGAGTGAGAAGGCTCACCATCTGCTTCACACGCATTACCACGCGCGGCTGCCCGTGGGCATCCGGCCGCAGGAGGCGCAGCACGAATAA
- a CDS encoding LamG domain-containing protein, with amino-acid sequence MRLTRKTVLHRAGFTTVLLVFAFTLAEQAVPAPLVEFALNGDLRNSGALGGEGELKEYVPGEGPVFAPGVRGMGISFEASSRSGGSGTDKAGGAIVYEHPNLAALRNFTISTWFLPVQTEGPARLLFSAAWDLWFSGGRITFKLKREGKDYFLPMPPESAPVPSNEWSFVAVSTDFDAGKSVMYLARPGESPMSVATWESPPEPDAMGARVDIGNLDGIRPFKGLMDNVRIFNTALSPEQVTAMHAQDRPRTRTVFDCAIRQIRPQAPDIHRSDVFFSTRWNRPEAPDVIRSFGANRVVWVYTNDGSYVQKLRAEGRTVQGAINSIPRTDDLSAYCVDLDGTKLVAPWMTTFDPKNPVKWGCNNQPAYREAVLAAARKTLDAGVDWMQFDDWALIVSAHSWGGGCMCDRCMEAFREYLGTVPIDKRREIGAESLEGYDYRAHLREQGISTAADYKARRRELPGTPLFEDFQRKSVRSFFLWLREQMDAHAGRRVPLSANSNLQTPSQQTNFLADEFDFLIGETWSEALPDLAICARAADALATWQVVSPFPHNVLDTRAEIAATYALGHFTLVPWDIWMGPGKDRHFGKLEDYGDLYSFVRGNAALLDGFETVATVGVVIDTDRYDRHRTQRIVSRLLASQVPFRLFPSGRSCFEQHLTPEELQTVDLVVLACDPDALPEADTRALEAARNAVPVLLDHQVSDRLLLQVSPVELWGPQEIYCLLRAPAGGTDRRIACHILNRNRMPGSGAVAPLRYLSVALRNSFLGGAQIHSASFHAPGHEPEAAVVDPLPGRTRIVIPRVDQWGILLLELE; translated from the coding sequence ATGCGGTTGACACGGAAAACAGTGCTGCACAGGGCGGGATTCACCACTGTGTTGCTTGTGTTCGCGTTCACACTCGCTGAACAGGCCGTGCCTGCGCCCCTGGTGGAGTTCGCTCTCAACGGCGACCTGCGCAACAGCGGAGCTCTCGGGGGTGAGGGCGAACTGAAGGAGTATGTGCCGGGCGAAGGCCCCGTGTTCGCTCCGGGAGTGCGCGGGATGGGGATCTCCTTCGAGGCAAGCTCACGATCGGGAGGATCCGGAACCGACAAGGCAGGCGGCGCTATTGTGTATGAGCATCCGAACCTCGCCGCCCTGCGCAACTTTACCATCAGCACGTGGTTCTTGCCGGTTCAAACCGAAGGCCCCGCCCGGCTGCTCTTCTCGGCAGCCTGGGACCTGTGGTTCAGCGGCGGCAGGATCACTTTCAAGCTCAAGCGTGAGGGCAAGGACTACTTCCTGCCCATGCCCCCAGAATCCGCTCCCGTGCCGTCCAATGAGTGGTCCTTTGTCGCGGTCTCCACCGACTTCGATGCAGGCAAATCAGTGATGTATCTCGCTCGGCCCGGGGAAAGCCCCATGTCAGTGGCAACCTGGGAGTCGCCGCCCGAACCCGACGCCATGGGGGCGCGAGTAGACATCGGTAACCTCGACGGCATCCGCCCCTTCAAGGGCCTCATGGACAATGTGCGGATCTTCAACACGGCGCTCTCCCCGGAGCAGGTGACTGCCATGCACGCGCAGGATCGCCCCCGGACGCGCACCGTCTTCGATTGCGCGATTCGCCAGATCCGCCCGCAAGCGCCCGACATCCACCGCTCTGATGTGTTCTTCTCCACCCGCTGGAATCGCCCGGAAGCGCCCGATGTGATCCGCTCCTTCGGCGCGAACCGGGTCGTCTGGGTCTACACAAACGATGGCTCCTATGTCCAGAAGCTGCGCGCCGAAGGCAGGACGGTGCAGGGAGCGATCAACTCCATCCCCCGCACCGACGACCTGTCGGCCTACTGCGTCGACCTGGACGGAACAAAGCTCGTGGCGCCGTGGATGACGACGTTCGACCCGAAGAACCCGGTGAAATGGGGATGCAACAACCAGCCCGCATACCGGGAGGCCGTCCTGGCCGCCGCCCGCAAGACACTGGATGCCGGCGTTGATTGGATGCAGTTCGACGATTGGGCCCTCATCGTCAGCGCCCACAGTTGGGGCGGCGGGTGCATGTGCGACCGCTGCATGGAAGCCTTCCGCGAATACCTGGGGACGGTGCCAATTGACAAGCGCCGGGAGATCGGCGCCGAGTCCCTCGAAGGTTACGACTATCGCGCCCACCTGCGCGAGCAGGGCATTTCCACGGCCGCCGACTACAAGGCCCGCCGTCGTGAACTGCCCGGGACACCGCTCTTCGAGGACTTCCAGCGGAAATCGGTGCGCTCGTTTTTCCTCTGGCTGCGAGAGCAGATGGACGCTCACGCGGGACGCCGGGTGCCGCTGTCGGCGAACTCCAATCTGCAAACCCCGTCACAGCAAACCAACTTCCTGGCGGATGAATTCGACTTCCTGATCGGGGAGACATGGTCCGAAGCCCTGCCCGACTTGGCCATCTGCGCCCGGGCGGCCGATGCCCTCGCGACATGGCAGGTTGTCTCGCCCTTTCCCCACAACGTCCTGGACACTCGCGCCGAGATCGCAGCCACCTACGCCCTGGGGCACTTCACTCTCGTGCCCTGGGACATCTGGATGGGACCAGGGAAAGATCGGCATTTCGGGAAACTGGAGGACTACGGCGACCTGTACAGCTTCGTGCGGGGGAATGCGGCGCTCCTTGACGGCTTCGAGACGGTAGCCACTGTGGGCGTGGTCATCGACACAGACCGCTATGACAGGCATCGCACCCAGCGGATTGTCTCGCGGTTGCTGGCGTCTCAGGTGCCTTTCCGCCTGTTTCCTTCGGGAAGATCGTGCTTCGAGCAGCACCTGACGCCCGAAGAACTCCAGACCGTGGACTTGGTCGTCCTCGCCTGCGACCCGGACGCTCTCCCCGAAGCCGACACGAGGGCACTCGAAGCAGCGCGCAATGCGGTCCCGGTCTTGCTCGACCACCAGGTGTCGGACCGTCTCCTGCTTCAGGTGTCACCCGTCGAGCTCTGGGGGCCGCAGGAAATCTACTGCCTTCTGCGCGCACCCGCCGGGGGCACCGACCGGCGCATTGCCTGCCACATTCTCAATCGCAACCGCATGCCCGGCTCGGGCGCGGTCGCGCCGTTGAGATACCTGTCCGTAGCTCTGCGCAACTCGTTCCTGGGAGGCGCACAGATACACTCGGCTAGTTTCCACGCGCCCGGGCATGAACCGGAGGCTGCGGTCGTCGATCCACTCCCCGGGCGAACGCGCATTGTGATCCCGCGAGTGGACCAGTGGGGCATCCTGCTGCTCGAACTCGAATAG
- a CDS encoding phosphatase PAP2 family protein, giving the protein MTPRPPNHPGQSALQTIAALAPWLLGAAAVALLMLFVDEPVGRWCLANRQVPPLPQFQMTLGYTGAGGVQGPVLLAALLGGVVCSRWAVRLLGIVAATLSATAYLVWAVLSPDGKDAMIALIGLPGFFLIACLCASLIRSTGASRARYLTVCRWLLLTFVLATLITTGLKAAVRRPRPTAMDEPRPTLAVQLDASEWHSFPSGDVLVTAALVLVLWGMLGRPSSLSWLFVFPAIAMVQRLAAAKHFPGDVAGGLLIGLLVGQIILAWVHARGWRPATADSPPRPNEGDAQCG; this is encoded by the coding sequence ATGACACCGAGACCTCCAAATCATCCCGGACAGTCCGCACTCCAAACCATCGCTGCCCTTGCCCCCTGGCTTCTCGGCGCGGCCGCCGTGGCGCTGCTCATGCTGTTTGTTGATGAGCCCGTGGGCCGCTGGTGCCTGGCGAACCGACAGGTACCCCCCTTGCCTCAGTTCCAGATGACCCTGGGCTACACCGGGGCTGGAGGGGTGCAGGGGCCCGTGCTCCTGGCAGCTTTGCTGGGCGGCGTCGTCTGTTCGCGGTGGGCCGTACGCCTGCTCGGGATCGTCGCCGCAACCCTCTCCGCTACCGCCTATCTCGTGTGGGCGGTTCTGTCCCCTGACGGCAAGGATGCAATGATCGCCCTGATCGGCCTGCCCGGTTTCTTTCTCATAGCATGTCTCTGCGCCAGTCTGATCCGCTCTACCGGAGCCAGCCGCGCACGATATCTCACCGTGTGCCGCTGGCTCCTGTTGACCTTCGTCCTCGCCACTCTCATCACAACCGGTTTGAAAGCGGCTGTCCGCAGACCCAGGCCCACCGCCATGGATGAGCCACGCCCGACCCTGGCCGTTCAGCTGGACGCGAGCGAGTGGCACTCATTTCCCTCCGGCGACGTGCTGGTGACTGCCGCCCTGGTCCTGGTTCTGTGGGGCATGCTGGGCCGGCCATCGTCGCTTTCCTGGCTGTTCGTGTTCCCGGCCATCGCCATGGTCCAGCGGCTGGCGGCGGCCAAACATTTCCCCGGTGATGTCGCCGGAGGTCTGCTCATCGGGTTGCTCGTGGGGCAGATTATCTTGGCCTGGGTACACGCACGGGGATGGCGCCCTGCCACAGCAGACAGCCCACCTCGCCCCAATGAAGGGGATGCGCAATGCGGTTGA
- a CDS encoding response regulator yields the protein MSDQAKKILIVDDDVDFIQANKVALESMGFEVITATDSKQGVELAEREKPDLITLDLMMEKMYSGFSVLETLQAHEAIAGIPIIMISAVTTETGFRVDTDGEKPEWLDVVEFVHKPIDPVDLAKKVASILEGKS from the coding sequence ATGAGCGACCAGGCCAAGAAAATACTGATTGTTGACGACGACGTGGACTTCATCCAGGCCAACAAGGTGGCGCTGGAGTCCATGGGATTCGAGGTCATTACAGCCACGGACTCCAAGCAGGGCGTAGAGCTGGCCGAGCGGGAGAAACCCGACCTGATCACGCTGGACCTTATGATGGAGAAGATGTACTCGGGCTTTTCGGTGCTCGAGACCCTCCAGGCACATGAGGCGATTGCCGGCATCCCCATCATTATGATCTCGGCGGTTACCACCGAGACCGGATTCCGCGTGGATACGGACGGCGAGAAGCCCGAGTGGCTGGATGTGGTGGAGTTCGTACACAAACCGATCGACCCGGTCGATCTCGCCAAGAAAGTCGCAAGCATTCTAGAAGGAAAGAGTTGA
- a CDS encoding hydroxyacid dehydrogenase: MTTKAKERGLEVVFCESEGHERGYLDACETCSGWDIRYVEETVNELPDEVREAVSVLSCFIRSRVDREFIETCPNLKLVATRSAGYDHIDLKACGERGITVCNVPQYGENTVAEHTLGLILALSRHVYEGVDRVKRGSLGLDGLLGFDLHGKTLGVIGAGRIGLRVARFGVALNMRVLAYDVRPNDLLAEVVGFEYRELDELLSESDVVSVHVPLMPATHHLLNAERLALMKPTAVLVNTSRGGIIDSRALLDALNQERLAAAALDVLENEDVITEDRVLTRDLSLEKLRLAVESYQLIHHPRVLVTPHMAFYSQEALQRILTTTVENIAGFAAGSPVNVVAPPA, translated from the coding sequence ATGACCACCAAAGCGAAGGAGCGCGGGCTGGAGGTAGTCTTCTGCGAGAGTGAAGGCCATGAGAGAGGCTATCTGGACGCGTGCGAGACGTGCTCCGGCTGGGACATACGGTACGTCGAGGAGACTGTGAACGAGCTGCCGGATGAAGTGCGCGAGGCGGTGTCGGTCCTGTCGTGCTTCATCCGGTCGCGCGTCGATCGGGAGTTCATTGAGACCTGCCCAAACCTGAAGCTGGTGGCGACACGGTCCGCGGGCTATGACCACATCGACCTGAAGGCCTGCGGCGAACGCGGCATTACAGTCTGTAATGTCCCGCAGTACGGCGAGAACACGGTAGCGGAACACACCCTGGGCCTCATTCTCGCGCTTTCAAGGCATGTCTATGAGGGCGTGGACAGGGTCAAACGGGGAAGCCTGGGGCTGGATGGACTGCTCGGGTTCGACCTTCATGGCAAGACTCTGGGCGTCATCGGCGCAGGTCGTATCGGCCTGCGGGTCGCGCGGTTCGGTGTCGCCCTGAATATGCGCGTGCTTGCGTACGACGTGCGGCCCAATGACCTGTTGGCGGAAGTCGTGGGATTTGAGTACCGGGAGCTGGACGAACTGCTGAGCGAGTCAGACGTGGTCAGCGTGCACGTGCCGCTCATGCCGGCGACGCACCACCTGCTCAACGCCGAGCGTCTGGCACTGATGAAGCCCACCGCGGTGCTTGTGAATACGTCGCGCGGAGGCATCATCGACAGCCGCGCGTTGCTGGACGCACTGAACCAGGAGCGCCTTGCGGCCGCGGCTTTGGACGTCCTCGAGAACGAGGATGTCATCACGGAGGACCGTGTCCTGACCCGAGACCTGTCGTTGGAAAAGCTCCGGCTTGCGGTTGAATCCTACCAGCTCATCCACCACCCACGAGTGTTGGTGACACCGCACATGGCTTTCTACAGCCAGGAGGCGCTGCAGCGGATCTTGACCACCACTGTCGAGAACATCGCCGGGTTCGCCGCGGGCTCACCTGTGAATGTGGTGGCGCCACCTGCCTGA
- a CDS encoding citrate synthase (catalyzes the formation of citrate from acetyl-CoA and oxaloacetate), whose product MTDQGGTEVREGLANVVVANSAICHIDGQAGNLIYRGYRVQDLAENCCFEEVAHLLWHGALPTASELDELRDKLVAESALTLPMLELLGHFPHHAAPMSVLRTAVSALGLYDPRAESHSAETNFELALTLTAKAPSIVAAYQRYRRGLEPVPSDPGLSHAGNFLHGIRGEYPEDLEVRIFDNCLTLHAEHGFNASTFAARVTAATLSDMFSAITAAIGALRGPLHGGANMRVMSMLREIGKPENAREWVLGKLERKERIMGFGHRVYKVEDPRAAVLRRWCRELGDHVGQPQWAEISEAVEQVVFEEKGLCPNVDFYSASVYHMLGIDNDLYTCIFAIARMVGWTAHVLEQWSNNKLIRPLSHYSGPVDLQVTPIEER is encoded by the coding sequence ATGACCGACCAAGGAGGAACCGAGGTCCGCGAGGGGCTTGCGAACGTCGTCGTGGCCAATTCCGCCATCTGCCATATCGACGGGCAGGCAGGGAACCTGATCTACCGGGGGTATCGGGTCCAGGATCTTGCCGAAAACTGCTGCTTCGAGGAGGTCGCCCATCTGCTCTGGCATGGCGCTCTGCCCACAGCCTCTGAGCTGGATGAGCTGCGAGACAAGCTCGTGGCGGAGAGTGCGCTCACCCTTCCCATGCTCGAGCTCCTGGGCCACTTTCCGCACCACGCCGCGCCCATGTCCGTACTGCGCACCGCTGTGTCCGCGCTCGGCCTGTACGACCCCCGCGCCGAAAGTCATAGCGCCGAGACCAATTTCGAGCTCGCCCTGACCCTCACTGCCAAGGCCCCGAGCATCGTGGCGGCCTACCAACGCTACCGCAGAGGTCTGGAACCCGTGCCGTCGGACCCGGGCCTGTCCCACGCGGGCAACTTCCTTCACGGTATTCGCGGAGAGTATCCCGAAGACCTTGAGGTCCGCATTTTCGACAACTGCCTGACCCTCCATGCGGAACATGGCTTCAACGCCTCAACATTCGCAGCCCGAGTCACCGCCGCCACATTGTCCGACATGTTCTCGGCAATCACCGCCGCAATCGGCGCACTGCGCGGTCCTCTGCACGGTGGCGCGAACATGCGCGTTATGAGCATGCTGCGCGAGATCGGGAAGCCGGAGAACGCTCGCGAATGGGTGCTCGGGAAACTCGAACGCAAGGAGCGGATCATGGGCTTCGGCCACCGCGTCTACAAGGTGGAGGACCCGAGAGCCGCCGTGCTGCGCCGCTGGTGCCGGGAACTGGGTGACCACGTGGGACAGCCTCAGTGGGCTGAGATCTCCGAAGCCGTGGAACAGGTGGTGTTCGAGGAGAAGGGCCTTTGCCCCAACGTGGACTTCTACTCGGCATCCGTCTATCATATGCTGGGTATCGACAACGACCTGTATACCTGCATCTTCGCCATTGCTCGCATGGTCGGCTGGACGGCCCACGTTCTCGAGCAGTGGTCCAATAACAAGCTTATCCGCCCCCTCAGCCACTACTCGGGCCCGGTGGACCTGCAGGTCACACCCATAGAGGAGCGCTGA
- the nuoE gene encoding NADH-quinone oxidoreductase subunit NuoE codes for MRYQRQILDTPQWWKELDEYIEEQKRRNPGHVQSGLIQVLHHVQNKFGYVPEKAINHVAQALGVPSVYVEGVASFYSYFSLEPKGNYSISVCLGTACYVQGSQAVLDEFCRLLDVKPGGTTADGLFTLAEARCLGACGQAPVVMVNERVHARVKPEDVADIIAYYNAEAQASAETVEA; via the coding sequence ATGCGGTACCAACGCCAGATACTTGACACGCCTCAATGGTGGAAGGAACTGGATGAATACATTGAGGAACAGAAGCGGCGGAATCCGGGTCACGTCCAGAGCGGTCTGATCCAGGTCCTGCACCATGTGCAGAACAAGTTCGGCTACGTTCCCGAGAAGGCGATCAACCACGTTGCCCAGGCTTTGGGCGTCCCTTCGGTGTACGTTGAGGGCGTCGCCAGCTTCTACTCCTACTTCTCCCTGGAGCCCAAAGGCAACTACAGCATCAGCGTGTGTCTGGGGACCGCCTGCTACGTTCAGGGCAGCCAGGCAGTCCTGGACGAGTTCTGCCGGTTGCTCGATGTGAAGCCGGGAGGGACCACCGCGGACGGCTTGTTCACGCTCGCAGAGGCCCGCTGTCTGGGGGCCTGCGGTCAGGCGCCGGTTGTCATGGTGAATGAGCGCGTCCACGCCCGCGTGAAGCCGGAGGACGTTGCCGATATCATCGCGTACTATAACGCCGAGGCGCAGGCAAGCGCCGAGACGGTGGAAGCCTGA
- the nuoF gene encoding NADH-quinone oxidoreductase subunit NuoF: MSVLEGLNKLVEKAKPVVKQVPDKPQVLFGVATCALAAGAQDTENAMLAALEEAGLTGKVDVGHVGCVGGCYLEPLVEIREPGKAPRMYVKVDAKMAAEIVKRDLVGGEPITEWLLAGGTAAEPVAQDDTPEIINRFTREWSHLDYFRRQLRITLRNVGRVDPESLDDYLAVSGYQALAKVLDGMTPEDVIATLKTSGLRGRGGAGFPTGMKWDLTRKAKGDEKFFICNADEGDPGAFMDRSTLEGDPHSVLEAMIIGGYAIGARQGYIYVRAEYPLAIRRLEIAIDAARKAGLLGENILGSGHSFDIELRLGAGAFVCGEETALIASIEGKRGMPRPRPPYPAESGLWGKPTCINNVETLASIPAIILLGGEWYASVGTEKSKGTKVFALAGNVQNTGLVEVPMGISLREVIFDIGGGIPGGREFKAAQTGGPSGGCLPASSLDTPIDYDSLREAGSIMGSGGLIVMDDRNCMVDIAKFFLTFTRDESCGKCTPCREGTKRMLDILERITNGEGEERDFERLKRLSDVCSRGALCGLGQTAPNPVSSTLRHFRDEYEAHIKDRTCPAHVCQALVQYTIDVEKCIGCGLCRRACPVQCISGEPRKPHFIDQDRCIRCGACFQACKFDAVVRG, translated from the coding sequence ATGTCAGTGCTTGAAGGTCTGAACAAGCTGGTTGAGAAAGCCAAGCCTGTGGTCAAGCAGGTCCCTGACAAACCGCAGGTGCTCTTTGGCGTGGCCACGTGCGCTCTCGCCGCAGGCGCTCAGGACACGGAAAACGCAATGCTGGCGGCCCTCGAGGAAGCGGGCTTGACCGGCAAGGTGGACGTCGGCCACGTGGGTTGCGTCGGCGGCTGCTACCTGGAACCGCTGGTTGAGATCCGTGAGCCCGGGAAGGCGCCGCGGATGTACGTCAAAGTCGACGCGAAGATGGCGGCGGAAATCGTCAAGCGTGATCTCGTGGGCGGAGAGCCGATCACAGAGTGGCTCCTTGCCGGCGGCACGGCAGCCGAGCCGGTTGCACAGGACGACACACCTGAGATCATCAATCGGTTCACCCGCGAGTGGAGCCACCTGGACTATTTCCGGCGCCAGTTGCGCATCACGCTGCGCAATGTCGGAAGAGTGGATCCGGAATCTCTGGACGACTACCTCGCCGTGAGCGGGTACCAGGCTCTGGCCAAGGTCCTCGACGGAATGACCCCTGAGGACGTGATCGCGACCCTCAAGACCTCCGGTCTGCGTGGTCGCGGCGGCGCCGGATTTCCAACGGGTATGAAGTGGGATTTGACCCGCAAGGCCAAAGGTGATGAGAAGTTTTTCATCTGCAACGCTGATGAGGGCGACCCCGGCGCTTTCATGGATCGCAGCACCCTCGAGGGCGACCCGCACTCAGTCCTGGAAGCCATGATCATCGGTGGCTACGCAATCGGCGCGAGGCAGGGGTACATCTACGTGCGCGCCGAGTACCCGCTGGCAATCCGACGCCTCGAGATCGCCATCGACGCCGCGCGCAAGGCGGGTCTGCTGGGTGAGAACATCCTGGGTTCCGGCCACAGTTTCGACATTGAGTTGCGCCTTGGCGCCGGAGCGTTCGTGTGCGGTGAGGAGACCGCGCTTATAGCCTCCATCGAGGGCAAGCGCGGTATGCCCCGGCCTCGGCCCCCGTACCCCGCGGAAAGCGGCCTGTGGGGCAAGCCGACCTGCATCAACAATGTGGAGACGCTTGCCAGCATACCGGCGATTATCCTGCTGGGTGGTGAATGGTATGCGTCGGTAGGCACCGAGAAGTCCAAAGGCACCAAGGTCTTCGCACTGGCCGGGAACGTGCAGAACACCGGCCTCGTCGAGGTGCCCATGGGTATCAGCCTCCGCGAGGTCATCTTCGACATCGGCGGCGGGATTCCCGGTGGCCGCGAGTTCAAGGCTGCCCAAACCGGTGGACCGTCCGGCGGCTGTCTGCCGGCGTCCTCGCTGGACACACCTATCGACTACGACTCGTTGCGCGAGGCCGGCTCGATCATGGGTTCCGGTGGTCTCATCGTCATGGATGACAGGAACTGCATGGTGGACATCGCCAAGTTCTTCCTGACCTTCACCCGGGACGAAAGCTGCGGCAAGTGCACCCCGTGTCGCGAGGGCACCAAGCGCATGCTGGATATTCTCGAACGGATCACCAACGGCGAGGGTGAGGAGAGGGACTTCGAGCGCCTGAAGCGCCTGTCCGACGTGTGCAGCCGTGGGGCCCTGTGCGGGCTGGGGCAGACTGCGCCGAACCCGGTGAGCAGCACACTGAGGCACTTCCGCGACGAGTACGAAGCCCACATCAAGGACCGGACCTGTCCGGCTCATGTCTGCCAGGCGCTTGTCCAGTACACGATTGACGTCGAGAAATGCATCGGCTGCGGTCTTTGCCGCCGGGCATGCCCGGTGCAGTGCATCAGTGGTGAGCCGAGGAAGCCGCACTTCATCGACCAGGACCGCTGCATCCGGTGTGGCGCCTGCTTCCAGGCCTGCAAGTTCGATGCTGTCGTGAGGGGATAG